GATCAACGGAATCATGCCGATGCCGATCGACACCGCGACGATCATCGCGTTGTGCCGGTTGGTCTTGAAGTCCACGCCCGACAAAATGCGGATGCCGGTGGCCGCCACCATGCCGAACATCACGAGGCCCGCACCGCCGAGCACCACCGTGGGCAGCGACTCGACCAGCGCCGCCATCTTCGGCAACAGGCCCAGCACGATCAGGATCGCGCCGCCGGCCACGCACACATAGCGGCTCTTGATGCCGGTGACGGCCACGAGGCCCACGTTCTGCGAGAAGCTGGTGTACGGGAATGTGTTGAAGATGCCGCCGATCAGCGTGCCCAGGCCGTCTGTGCGCAGGCCGCGGGCCAGGTCCTTCTGGCTGATCTTGCGGTCGGTCATCTCACCCAGCGCGAGGAACATGCCGGTCGATTCGATCATCACCACGATCATGATGAGGGTCATCGTCAAGATCAGGATCGGGTCGAACTGCGGCATGCCGAAGTGAAAGGGCAGCACGATGTCGACCCACGCGGCCTTGCCCACTTTCTCGTAAGTCATGAGCCCGGTGATCGAGGCCACCACTGCGCCAATCACGATGCCGAGCAGCACCGAGATGTTGGCGATGAAGCCCTTCGCGTACTTGACGATCAACAAGATCGACACCAGCACCAGCGCAGCCACGCCGAAGCCCGACAGGTCTGCGTACTTGGGGTTGGGCACGGTGGGCATGATCGCGAAGCCCTTGGGCACGGCGGGAATGGAGCTGCCGGGCGAAGTTACTTCGGCCAGCCACTTCGCATAGACCGGGTCGACCAGCGCGGGCGCCGTCGGGCCCACGGGGTTGCCGAAGATCCAGTTGATGCCCACGCGCATCAGGCTGATGCCGATGACCGCGATGATGGTGCCGGTGACCACCGGCGGAAAGAAGCGCAGCATTCGGCTCACCAGCGGCGCAATCAGTATCGACACCACACCCGCGCCGATGATGGCGCCGAACAGTAGCTGCGCACCGTTCTGGCCCGGGTTGGCATTGGCGATGGCGACCATCGGCGCGACGGACGCGAAGGTCACGCCCATCATCACGGGCAGCTTGATGCCGAAGAACTGCGTGGCGCCCAGCGCCTGGATCAGCGTGGCGATGCCGCAGCAGAAGAGGTCGGCCGAGATCAGCAGCGCGACCTCGTCCGGCGTGAGCTTGAGCGCGCGCCCGACGATCAGCGGCACCGCGACGGCGCCCGCATACATCACCAGCACGTGCTGCAGGCCAAGGGCCGCGAGCTTGCCCGAAGGCAGGCGCTGGTCCACGGGATGAACTGTTGAGAGAGAACTGTCGGCCGTCATCGTTGGGCTCCTGCTGCGGCGAGAAGGAAGGTGGGCGACACGGCTTGGCATGCGCACACCCCGTTTTGTGTACGCCAAACTGTATACAACTTATGCAACAATCCAGACTCTGGAAAACCCGCATCCGCGGAGGGGCCTCGCCGAGTGGTCAAGGCCGCAAGACTGGCGCCGGCCGCCGGGACCATCGACGCATAAGTCCCTGCGCTATGGGCGTGGCCGGGCCTCGCGCACCGTGAGGCCCGAGGCCGCCTGCTTGGCATCGTGCTTCGCGATGGCCGCCTCGCTCGCCACATCCTCGGCATGGCTGAACATGCCCGGCGGAATGCGCACCGCGCCGATGGACAGCGTGGAGAAGGGCGTGAATCGGACCACGCCATGCCGGTCCTCGCCTTCGATGCCGCCGGACTGTCTTTCCGCCTCGTCGTAGAGGCTGGGCGCCTGCCGGTTGAAGTCGTCGATCAGGGCGGTGCAGCGCCGGTGCCAATCGGGGCTTTGGAACAGCACCAGGAAGTCGTCGCCGCCGATGTGGCCGACGAAGTCGCGGTGGGCGTCTGCGTGCTGCGTCGCCAGCCGCGCGAGCAGCAAGATCATTTCGTCGCCGCGCCAGTAGCCGTAGTGGTCGTTGAACACCTTGAAGTTGTTCAGGTCGGCATAGCAGGCGGCAAAGTCGGCGCCGCTGTCGAGCAGGCGCGCGATGTGGATGTTGATGGGGATGTTGCCCGGCAACGAGGTCAGCGGATTGGCGTGCCGTGCGGCCTCGATGCGCGCCTCGGTCACGGCGCGCACGAGCTGGTCGCCGGTGCCCAGGCCAACGTAGCGCTTCTTCTCGGTGACGATGAAACCTTCGCTCAGGTAGCGCTGGTCTTCCGACATCAGGATGCCGAGCAGGCTCTCGACGTTCTCTTCGCGCTCCACGATGCGTGGAGTGCTGCTGCCGTAGGCCAGGCAGGGGCGGCGGCCGTGGACCTCGCGGAAGTACATCCGCGCATAGTCGTTCATGAACGACTGCCGGTTGATCAGCGAAACGGGG
This is a stretch of genomic DNA from Variovorax paradoxus. It encodes these proteins:
- a CDS encoding nucleobase:cation symporter-2 family protein; protein product: MTADSSLSTVHPVDQRLPSGKLAALGLQHVLVMYAGAVAVPLIVGRALKLTPDEVALLISADLFCCGIATLIQALGATQFFGIKLPVMMGVTFASVAPMVAIANANPGQNGAQLLFGAIIGAGVVSILIAPLVSRMLRFFPPVVTGTIIAVIGISLMRVGINWIFGNPVGPTAPALVDPVYAKWLAEVTSPGSSIPAVPKGFAIMPTVPNPKYADLSGFGVAALVLVSILLIVKYAKGFIANISVLLGIVIGAVVASITGLMTYEKVGKAAWVDIVLPFHFGMPQFDPILILTMTLIMIVVMIESTGMFLALGEMTDRKISQKDLARGLRTDGLGTLIGGIFNTFPYTSFSQNVGLVAVTGIKSRYVCVAGGAILIVLGLLPKMAALVESLPTVVLGGAGLVMFGMVAATGIRILSGVDFKTNRHNAMIVAVSIGIGMIPLIAPNFKQWMPHAIHSLIESGILLASIAAVLLNLFLNGAKHDEQAVIAAAKQAEAH